One region of Terricaulis silvestris genomic DNA includes:
- a CDS encoding PQQ-dependent sugar dehydrogenase has product MRTLIIGAVLVFAACTGEESNGQQQNASGASAPVAQGAANTNFQPAFAGQTRAPEARSGITIARQPLGARLEHPWAIVFLPDGRMLVTERPGRLRIVTREGQLSAPIQGLPRVDARGQGGLLDVVLSPSFATDRLIYWSYSEPRGSGQNATAVARARLSDDGARVENVQRIFQQNPAWRSTAHFGSRLVFDREGRLYVTLGERSNPEPRVLAQDLSATIGKLVRINADGTVPTDNPFVARANTRPEIWSYGHRNIQGADLNPDTGALWTIEHGPQGGDELNIPQAGRNYGWPIISYGEDYSGAPIGEGIAVREGMEQPVYYWDPVIAPGDMDFYRGELFPWRGDILIGALGTAQLVRLDIEGERVVGEERFDLGIGRIRDMAEDETGALWVITDEDNRRIVRLTPQQQ; this is encoded by the coding sequence ATGCGTACGCTGATCATTGGCGCCGTGCTGGTCTTTGCCGCATGCACGGGCGAGGAGAGCAACGGCCAGCAACAGAATGCGTCCGGCGCAAGCGCGCCGGTCGCGCAGGGCGCGGCGAACACCAACTTCCAACCCGCATTCGCCGGCCAAACTCGCGCACCCGAAGCACGGTCTGGGATCACAATCGCGCGGCAGCCGCTCGGCGCGCGGCTGGAGCATCCGTGGGCGATCGTCTTCTTGCCAGACGGCCGTATGCTCGTCACCGAACGCCCCGGCCGCCTGCGCATCGTCACGCGCGAAGGTCAGCTCTCGGCGCCGATCCAAGGTCTGCCGCGCGTCGATGCACGCGGGCAGGGCGGTTTGCTCGACGTCGTGCTCTCACCGAGCTTCGCCACCGATCGCCTGATCTATTGGAGCTATTCCGAACCACGCGGCAGCGGCCAAAACGCCACCGCCGTCGCGCGGGCACGCTTGAGCGATGACGGCGCGCGCGTCGAAAACGTGCAACGCATCTTCCAGCAAAATCCCGCCTGGCGTTCCACCGCGCACTTCGGTTCGCGCCTCGTGTTCGATCGCGAAGGCCGCCTCTACGTTACGCTCGGCGAACGCTCCAATCCAGAACCGCGCGTTCTCGCGCAGGACTTGAGCGCCACGATAGGCAAGCTCGTGCGCATCAACGCCGACGGCACCGTCCCCACGGACAACCCATTCGTCGCCCGAGCCAACACGCGTCCCGAAATCTGGTCCTATGGCCACCGGAACATCCAGGGCGCCGATCTCAACCCCGATACCGGAGCGCTTTGGACTATCGAGCACGGCCCGCAAGGCGGCGACGAACTCAACATTCCCCAAGCCGGCCGTAACTACGGCTGGCCCATCATCTCGTACGGCGAAGACTACAGCGGCGCGCCGATCGGCGAAGGCATCGCCGTGCGCGAAGGCATGGAGCAGCCGGTCTATTATTGGGATCCGGTCATCGCGCCCGGCGATATGGATTTCTATCGCGGCGAACTCTTCCCTTGGCGCGGCGACATTCTGATCGGCGCGCTCGGCACAGCACAACTCGTGCGCCTCGATATCGAAGGCGAACGCGTCGTCGGCGAAGAGCGCTTCGATCTCGGCATAGGCCGCATCCGCGACATGGCGGAAGACGAAACCGGCGCGCTGTGGGTCATCACCGATGAGGACAACAGACGCATCGTGCGCCTGACGCCTCAACAGCAATGA
- a CDS encoding toll/interleukin-1 receptor domain-containing protein, with product MADIFIACSRLDLDRVKPVTDRLNSLGYSVWCDSAAALAHPDEVDRELEAAKAILAVWSVNAANTVSVIAQASDALDAGKLLQVRIDASPPPQPFHTIATADVSGGEWGVLEDALKRLVRNGEAPSHETRAPGLLAHTPAAGAPLLLTIALVAVLAAFSGAVTATFNDVMSVAQLQIALIGMLGVAGACAALVVHRYTTLTRAEGG from the coding sequence GTGGCGGACATTTTCATTGCATGCTCGCGGCTCGATCTGGACCGCGTGAAGCCGGTCACCGATCGGCTGAACTCTCTTGGCTACAGCGTGTGGTGCGACAGCGCCGCCGCTTTGGCGCATCCGGACGAAGTCGATCGCGAGCTTGAGGCGGCGAAGGCGATCTTGGCGGTGTGGAGCGTGAACGCGGCGAACACGGTGTCGGTGATTGCGCAAGCGAGCGACGCGCTCGACGCCGGCAAACTGCTGCAGGTGCGCATCGATGCATCGCCACCACCGCAGCCATTCCATACGATCGCAACGGCGGATGTCAGCGGCGGTGAATGGGGCGTGTTGGAAGACGCGCTAAAGCGTTTGGTGCGCAACGGCGAAGCGCCCTCACACGAAACGCGCGCGCCGGGCTTGCTGGCGCATACGCCAGCGGCGGGCGCCCCTCTGCTGCTGACGATTGCCCTGGTCGCGGTGCTGGCGGCGTTCTCGGGCGCGGTGACGGCGACGTTCAACGATGTGATGTCGGTGGCGCAATTGCAGATCGCGCTGATCGGCATGCTGGGCGTGGCCGGCGCTTGCGCGGCGCTGGTCGTGCACCGCTACACCACACTGACCCGCGCGGAAGGCGGCTGA